The Fervidicoccus fontis Kam940 DNA window AGTATCCATGTGCCGAATAAAGACAGTAGCGTCCCCGCGATCAGTAAGAGACCGTGCCCGACCTTCACCTCTGCGATTATTAGAGTTCCCCCAACCAGGATGATTAAAACCCCCACGATATTCCCCCCTATTATCTGCGATCCCCAAAGTCCGAATGCGGAAAGCAGGATTCCCAATATTGTGAGCAAAATAGTTGCGTGGAAGATGTCGAGCATTATTGCCATCATACCGAGCGTTATAAAAAGCCCATCTACAGTTGGGTTGCTTATAAAGCTCACAAACTGGTCATATACGGAAGGAGAGGAAACAGTTTGGGAACAGCCTGAAATGTTCATTGCGACGAGGACATCGGATAGCGAATTGGCTATTCCGTCGATCAAATGGTACTGGTATGCTTCTCCTGCGCTGTAAGCAGTATTGTTTAACACCATCGCTTTCACGGCTGTGACATTCCTTCCATGAAGCTGGGCGAGGCTAACCATCCAGGCTAGCATTGCATTTTTAACATGCGCCTGCTCCTCAGCGTTCCCTCCCTCAACGATGGGGGTTGAGGGGCCTATAAAGGTCCCGTTAGACATGTATATTTTATCCGATGCAACTGCAATATATGATCCAGCAGATGCAGCCATCCCTCCTGGAGGAACAAATGTAACTACAGTTATGTTCTTTTGCTCAGCCTGAAGCGTCATGTTTACTATGGACATCATTGAATCCAAGTATCCTCCTGGTGTGTTCATTTCGATAATTACATACGGAATGCGGTTCGATTCAGCGTAGCTGAATGACCTCTGGAATAGGGATACCGCGCCTGGATCAACCTGCATATTGAAGTTTATAATCATGCATTCATGGTTCTCCTGAGCGTTTGCGAGCAATGGAAAGAGAAGAATGATGACGGCTGCGGATATAAAAATATACTTTAGCGAATTTGGCAAAAGTCATCATCAATTACTAATAATATGATTTTCAGAATTTATTTTTTGCCTCTTCAAAAGACTGAAAGCAAATGCTTTTTTAGATCTGCAGGAATTAATTATACAGAGGTGGTGTGCGTTGGAAGAAATATGCTTGAAGCCGATCGGATTTGTGAGACATGAGAAGGATGAGGAGCTGAGGAGGAGGTGGGAAGGTGTTGAGGGCGAAATAGAGATACTTCCCGAGTATGAGGAGGGCTTGAAGGGAATAGAGGGCTTTTCCCACATAATCCTTATAGCCTACCTTCATTTAGTAGAGGGAGAGAAGAGGAGAGTCCTGAAGGTGAAGCCGAGAAGGCTAAGAAATTTTGGAATAAGCATAGATGACCTCCCTGAAGTTGGGGTCTTCTCTTCCGATAGCCCTCACAGGCCGAATCCTATAGCTATTTCAATCGTGAAGCTTAAGGGAGTCCAGGGAAGGGTTTTAGAAGTTGAGGGCCTCGATCTATACAGCGGCACCCCCATCCTCGACATAAAGCCTTACGGATATGAAAGGAGGATAGAAGAGATAAGGGTTCCGTGGTGGTCAGATGAGGTGAAGAGAAGAGTCGAGGAGAAAATGGGAAGGGAAAAAAAGAGAGGGAAAGCGGATGAAAGCCCTGATCTTCACCCGTAGAGCTTATATAGGAGACCCAGAAAGTCGTTTATCGTTCCATTGACCCAGTAGAAGCCCGTTGGTCCCACCATGCACACAACGTTGGGATAAACCAGTCCAAGAGAGTTGAGCCTGTTTATGTAAGAAGTGACCGCAGAATATGCCCCACTTGCATCGACCTGGACGAACTCCTGGTAGTTTATCCCCGCAAGCTCCGCGGCAGCTGGATCTAGAAGAGAGACCTTCCCGCTTCCCTCAATAATTAATGTGAAGCCCCAATACGGGTATTTGCTGTACCCTGTCCCGTTCAGAAGAACCATGTAGATAGGGGGCATTGATGTGTTAAGGTAGTTACTTAAATAGCTCGCATATAAGGTTGAAAGGAGTAGTGCCTGATCCTTCGCATCACCATATCCATTGTTCAATACTTCTGTGGCGTTTTCAAAGTAGAGCTCCCTAAGATAAAAAGAAGCGCTCCCTCCGCTCTGATTTACTACCAAGAAAGGAGTGTCGTAGTTGAGCCTTATGCTTCTTTCTACATAGTTATAGAGCCTGTAGAGTCCTATGTAAGGAGTGGTCTCATTTCCAACAGCGCTCCTCATCGCTGAGATCACGGCTGGAGAGTTGTAGTCGAAGAAAGCTTCAAGCTGAGCTCCCGGATTCCCCCTCTCAAATGAGAGCTGGGAAATCGTGGAGAGCTGAGAGAGGAGGTTCGCATATGAAGTGTTCAAACTAGAGAGTTCTGATATTGCATATGAGTATGTCTCGTTAAGCTCGCTCATTTTTGTCAGGAGCTGCGAGTAATTTGCCTTCAGGCTTGAATATGAGGCGTTTAAGCTTGAGTACTCGTTCATGAGCTGCGAATAAGATGAGAGCAGGCTCGAGTAAGTCTCATTCAGAGAGCTCAAATTTCCATTGCAAGAAGCTAGGCTTGAATTCAGGATTTCAATAGTGCTGGTGAGGTTCTGGTTCATCTGCTGGAGCTGGGCGATCGTCTCGATATATGTTTGGTTCAGCTGGCTTAAAGAGCTGTTGTAGTAGAAAAGCTTCTGTTGCAAATCCGAAATCGTCCTCAATGCATTTTCGAGGGACTGCTGAACTGAGCTAGAGCCTCCTGAAGTGTTCTGAGGAGTTTGGGAGCTGCTGGTGAGCTGAT harbors:
- a CDS encoding NfeD family protein produces the protein MPNSLKYIFISAAVIILLFPLLANAQENHECMIINFNMQVDPGAVSLFQRSFSYAESNRIPYVIIEMNTPGGYLDSMMSIVNMTLQAEQKNITVVTFVPPGGMAASAGSYIAVASDKIYMSNGTFIGPSTPIVEGGNAEEQAHVKNAMLAWMVSLAQLHGRNVTAVKAMVLNNTAYSAGEAYQYHLIDGIANSLSDVLVAMNISGCSQTVSSPSVYDQFVSFISNPTVDGLFITLGMMAIMLDIFHATILLTILGILLSAFGLWGSQIIGGNIVGVLIILVGGTLIIAEVKVGHGLLLIAGTLLSLFGTWILASGISYSPSPYGMLSYIMFGIIAGLGIIAAYYLNWIRKTFRVKPKAGPESLIGKKGIAVKDLDPEGEVRVEGIIWRARSKNGERISAGSEVRVVAREELILIVEEARGKSGKNLEHLI
- the tsaA gene encoding tRNA (N6-threonylcarbamoyladenosine(37)-N6)-methyltransferase TrmO; its protein translation is MEEICLKPIGFVRHEKDEELRRRWEGVEGEIEILPEYEEGLKGIEGFSHIILIAYLHLVEGEKRRVLKVKPRRLRNFGISIDDLPEVGVFSSDSPHRPNPIAISIVKLKGVQGRVLEVEGLDLYSGTPILDIKPYGYERRIEEIRVPWWSDEVKRRVEEKMGREKKRGKADESPDLHP